A window from Anaerobaca lacustris encodes these proteins:
- the phrB gene encoding deoxyribodipyrimidine photo-lyase produces MIQPDRIVPLNGREVRVGRYVLYWMQAAQRAEWNHALEYAIDRANALKTPVVAAFGLTADFPQANARHYRFMLEGLRQVEKDLTRRGMRLVVRAQSPVECIPKLAKDACLVVVDEGHLRVQRQWRAEVAERIACPLIEVETNVIVPVETAAEKENFSAGTFRPRIRRQLDAYLVPLRHRKVRVPSLALEFEGLDLSDIDKVIARLKVDRSVGPAPDFTGGSEQAKRRLEEFIGRKLDGYDTRRNDPNLDGTSNLSPYLHFGQISPLYVALKVGETSNPGKDAFLEELIVRRELSFNFVYYNHQYDSYDCLPPWARRTLEFHRRDRRDSVYSLEEFETARTHDPYWNAAQKEMALTGKMHGYMRMYWGKKILEWSKSPEEGFRIALHLNNKYELDGRDPNGFAGVAWCFGKHDRAWAERPVFGKVRYMNAAGLKRKFNADAYVGKVERIESGQ; encoded by the coding sequence ATGATTCAGCCGGACAGGATCGTGCCGCTCAATGGCCGCGAGGTTCGAGTGGGCCGGTATGTGCTGTATTGGATGCAGGCGGCGCAGCGGGCCGAGTGGAATCATGCGTTGGAGTATGCGATCGATCGGGCCAATGCGTTAAAGACGCCGGTGGTTGCGGCGTTCGGATTGACGGCGGACTTCCCCCAGGCCAATGCGAGGCACTATCGCTTCATGCTGGAAGGGCTTCGGCAGGTCGAGAAGGACCTGACCCGTCGAGGGATGCGGTTGGTAGTGCGGGCCCAGAGCCCGGTCGAGTGCATCCCGAAGCTGGCGAAGGACGCCTGCCTGGTCGTCGTCGATGAAGGGCACTTGCGGGTGCAGCGGCAGTGGCGAGCCGAGGTCGCCGAGCGAATTGCCTGTCCGCTGATCGAGGTCGAGACGAATGTGATCGTCCCCGTCGAGACGGCCGCGGAGAAGGAGAACTTCTCGGCTGGAACGTTCCGGCCGCGCATCCGCCGGCAGCTCGACGCCTACCTCGTTCCGCTGCGACATCGCAAGGTCCGCGTCCCGTCGCTGGCGCTGGAATTCGAGGGCCTCGACCTGAGCGATATCGACAAGGTGATTGCGCGGCTCAAGGTGGACAGGTCCGTCGGCCCGGCCCCGGACTTCACAGGAGGGAGCGAGCAGGCGAAGCGGCGCCTGGAGGAGTTCATCGGCCGCAAGCTCGACGGCTACGATACCCGGCGAAACGACCCGAATCTCGACGGGACGTCCAACCTCAGTCCCTATCTGCATTTCGGTCAGATTTCGCCCCTCTATGTCGCCCTGAAGGTGGGCGAGACGTCGAACCCCGGCAAGGACGCCTTCCTTGAAGAGCTGATCGTCCGCCGGGAGCTGAGTTTCAACTTCGTCTACTACAACCACCAGTACGACAGTTACGACTGCCTGCCGCCCTGGGCCCGGCGAACGCTCGAGTTCCACCGTCGCGACAGGCGCGATTCTGTCTACTCGCTCGAAGAATTCGAAACAGCAAGGACCCACGACCCGTACTGGAACGCAGCGCAGAAGGAAATGGCGCTCACGGGCAAGATGCATGGCTACATGAGAATGTACTGGGGCAAGAAGATCCTGGAATGGAGCAAGAGTCCCGAAGAGGGCTTTCGCATCGCGCTGCACCTGAACAACAAGTACGAGCTCGATGGGCGGGACCCGAACGGTTTTGCCGGCGTGGCGTGGTGTTTCGGCAAGCACGACCGTGCGTGGGCCGAGCGGCCGGTCTTCGGCAAGGTGCGTTATATGAACGCCGCCGGGCTCAAGCGGAAGTTCAACGCTGACGCCTATGTCGGCAAGGTCGAGCGCATCGAGTCGGGCCAGTAG